In a single window of the Candidatus Sulfotelmatobacter sp. genome:
- a CDS encoding cation:proton antiporter translates to MTHADLLPVLLALVLVLLGARLGGAAFEAIGQPAVLGELLIGVVIGNLGLIGFHQFDRLAHQPSLELLAEIGVLFLLFQVGLESNVRDMLAVGASSFLVATFGVIVPMVLGFFVSREFFPASPGLAHWFIGAILCATSVGITARVLGDLGRTASREGRIILGAAVIDDVLGLIVLAVISGAIQAANGGAAFRISALAWIVGKAVAFLVAAVLIGGWLSRRVFRVASHLRGQGVLLSLALAFCFALSWLAAKAGLAPIVGAFAAGLVLEPVNYQELMARDRHRREIRELIEPLASFLVPVFFVLMGMRVDLSRFAHREILGFAAVLTLAAIAGKQACSLGVLERGLDRLSVGLGMIPRGEVGLIFASIGASLSLDGGKVVSPAVYSAVVLMISLTTLLTPPLLTARFRESDARAAARR, encoded by the coding sequence TTGACGCACGCGGACCTGCTGCCGGTGCTGCTGGCGCTGGTGCTGGTGCTGCTCGGCGCGCGCCTCGGCGGCGCAGCGTTCGAGGCGATTGGCCAGCCGGCGGTGCTCGGCGAGCTCCTGATCGGCGTGGTAATCGGCAATCTCGGACTGATCGGCTTTCACCAGTTCGATCGTCTGGCGCATCAGCCGAGTCTCGAGCTGCTCGCCGAGATCGGCGTGCTGTTCCTGCTGTTCCAGGTCGGGCTCGAGTCGAACGTGCGCGACATGCTGGCGGTGGGCGCGTCCTCGTTCCTGGTCGCCACCTTCGGCGTCATCGTGCCCATGGTGCTGGGGTTCTTCGTTTCGCGCGAGTTCTTTCCCGCCAGTCCCGGGCTCGCCCACTGGTTCATCGGCGCGATCCTGTGCGCGACCAGCGTCGGCATCACCGCACGGGTGCTCGGCGATCTCGGCCGGACCGCGAGCCGCGAGGGGCGCATCATCCTCGGCGCGGCGGTGATCGACGACGTGCTCGGACTGATCGTGCTGGCGGTGATCTCGGGCGCGATCCAGGCGGCGAACGGAGGCGCTGCGTTCCGGATCTCGGCGCTGGCGTGGATCGTTGGCAAGGCGGTGGCCTTCCTGGTGGCGGCGGTGCTGATCGGCGGCTGGCTCTCGCGGCGAGTCTTCCGGGTGGCCAGTCACCTGCGTGGCCAGGGCGTGCTCCTGTCGCTGGCGCTGGCGTTCTGTTTCGCGCTGTCGTGGCTGGCCGCCAAAGCCGGGCTCGCGCCCATCGTCGGCGCGTTCGCGGCCGGCCTGGTGCTCGAGCCGGTCAACTACCAGGAGCTGATGGCCCGCGATCGCCATCGGCGCGAGATTCGTGAGCTGATCGAGCCGCTGGCCTCGTTTCTGGTGCCGGTCTTCTTCGTCCTGATGGGCATGCGCGTGGATCTGTCCAGGTTCGCTCACCGCGAAATCCTCGGCTTCGCCGCGGTGCTGACGCTGGCGGCGATCGCCGGCAAGCAGGCGTGCTCGCTGGGCGTGCTGGAGCGCGGGCTCGATCGGCTGTCGGTCGGGCTCGGCATGATCCCGCGCGGCGAGGTCGGGCTGATCTTCGCCAGTATCGGCGCGTCGCTGTCGCTGGACGGCGGGAAGGT
- a CDS encoding cupredoxin domain-containing protein: MKRTLILLVALGALAGCGRSAAPGEVAIAVTEDGFVPPIVIVPKGQPYTLAVTRKVEATCATELVFDQSGEKHELPLNETVRIAMPAADAETLSYGCGMGMLKGKVVVR; this comes from the coding sequence ATGAAACGAACGCTGATTTTGCTGGTGGCGCTGGGAGCTCTGGCCGGCTGTGGCAGGAGCGCCGCGCCCGGCGAGGTCGCGATCGCCGTGACCGAGGATGGCTTCGTGCCGCCGATCGTGATCGTGCCGAAGGGGCAGCCCTACACGCTGGCGGTGACGCGCAAGGTCGAGGCGACTTGCGCCACCGAGCTGGTGTTCGACCAGAGCGGCGAGAAGCACGAGCTGCCACTCAACGAAACCGTGCGGATCGCGATGCCGGCGGCCGACGCCGAAACCCTGAGCTACGGTTGCGGCATGGGCATGCTGAAGGGCAAGGTGGTGGTGCGTTGA
- a CDS encoding CusA/CzcA family heavy metal efflux RND transporter yields the protein MIERVIAWCARHRAATVLGVVVAAGFGVYSLLRTPLDAIPDLTDTQVIVQTEWPGRSPDLIEDQVTYPLVAALRSTPGARYVRGLSMFGDSYVTVVFKDGVDLYWARSRVLEALAAAGGRLPPGVTPRLGPDATGVGWVFEYALVDTTGRLDLGELRSFQDWTLRYWLQSVDGVAEVAAVGGFVRQFQVEVNPTRLLSYGVTLSEVADALKRASGATGGGALEIAEHEFVVRANGYVTSAADLEATPVKTGGNGVAVTVGDVADVHLGPEPRRGIAELDGRGEVVGGVVVMRQGANALKVAEGVKRRLAEVRRSLPPGLQIVVTYDRSELIRRATDTLRRTLIEEMVIVSLVILLFLSHFRSALIPILSLPAAVLLAFVPMLRQGLNANLMSLGGIAVAIGAMVDAAIIMVENVHKRLESVDAAAPRAQRDAVLVRALQEVGRPVFFALLVITVSFLPIFSLSGTEGRLFRPLAFTKTYSMAFAALLAITLTPALAAWLIRGRIRPEREQPLARALIALYTPVLRLAIRRRGWVIGGAALLVLSTVPAFLSLGTEFMPPLNEGTILYMPTAPPGMSETESAAILQNMDRRLMEVPEVAHAFGKIGRARTATDPAPPGMVETMIQLEPEREWRKGMTWERLVSELDRRLRYPGMPNLWWMPIQTRNEMLSTGVRSAVAVKVFGPDVAGIESLGVAVEAALGSVRGTRSAYAERLSGGYFLDFDVRRDQAARYGLTAGDIQDVIESAIGGMTVGQTIAGRERIAITVRYPRELRDSPEAISRVLVGTPSGAQVPLAELATISFRKGAPMLQSEDGQLFGLVSVDVADRPIADYVRAAQRAVAAQVTLPPGYRLAWAGQFEHLESARRRLLWVVPITLLLVALLLWLNLRSVPETAIILLAVPFSLVGAVWLLFLLHYNLSVAVWVGMIALAGLDAETGQLMMLYLTLAWRERVSRGALRDRRDLEAAIVEGAAHRIRPKNMTVLAILFGLLPILWSHGTGADVMKRIAAPMVGGVISSFVLELLVYPAVFAWWKGRMLPATGGDGAQSGGMAE from the coding sequence ATGATCGAACGCGTCATCGCCTGGTGCGCGCGCCATCGCGCCGCGACGGTGTTGGGCGTCGTGGTGGCCGCCGGCTTCGGCGTCTACTCGCTGCTCCGCACGCCCCTCGACGCGATTCCCGATCTCACCGACACCCAGGTGATCGTCCAGACCGAGTGGCCGGGCCGAAGCCCCGACCTGATCGAGGACCAGGTCACCTATCCGCTGGTCGCGGCGCTTCGCTCGACACCCGGCGCGCGCTACGTGCGCGGCCTCTCGATGTTCGGGGATTCGTACGTGACCGTGGTGTTCAAGGACGGTGTCGATCTCTACTGGGCGCGCAGCCGCGTGCTCGAAGCGCTGGCCGCGGCCGGTGGGCGATTGCCCCCGGGCGTGACTCCGCGCCTCGGCCCCGACGCCACCGGCGTCGGCTGGGTGTTCGAGTACGCGCTGGTCGACACCACCGGCCGCCTCGATCTCGGGGAGCTGCGCAGCTTCCAGGACTGGACGCTGCGCTACTGGCTGCAGAGCGTCGACGGCGTCGCCGAGGTCGCCGCGGTGGGTGGCTTCGTGCGCCAGTTTCAGGTCGAGGTGAATCCCACGCGGCTCCTGAGCTACGGGGTCACGCTCTCGGAAGTGGCCGACGCGCTCAAGCGCGCGAGCGGCGCGACCGGCGGGGGCGCGCTCGAGATCGCCGAGCACGAGTTCGTGGTGCGCGCCAACGGCTACGTCACCTCGGCCGCCGATCTCGAAGCGACGCCGGTCAAGACCGGCGGGAATGGCGTGGCGGTGACGGTGGGCGACGTCGCCGACGTCCATCTCGGCCCCGAGCCGCGGCGCGGCATCGCCGAGCTGGACGGCCGCGGCGAGGTGGTGGGCGGCGTGGTGGTGATGCGCCAGGGCGCGAACGCGCTCAAGGTCGCCGAGGGCGTGAAACGCCGGCTCGCCGAGGTGCGGCGCTCGCTGCCCCCGGGCCTGCAGATCGTGGTCACCTACGACCGATCGGAGCTGATCCGCCGCGCCACCGACACCCTGCGCCGCACGCTGATCGAAGAGATGGTGATCGTGAGCCTGGTGATCCTGCTGTTCCTCTCGCACTTCCGCAGCGCCCTGATCCCGATCCTGTCGCTCCCCGCGGCCGTCCTGCTCGCATTCGTTCCCATGCTGCGCCAGGGCCTGAACGCCAATCTCATGTCGCTGGGCGGCATCGCGGTCGCGATCGGCGCGATGGTGGACGCCGCGATCATCATGGTCGAGAACGTGCACAAGCGGCTCGAGTCGGTGGACGCCGCCGCGCCGCGGGCGCAACGCGACGCGGTCCTGGTGCGCGCGCTCCAGGAAGTCGGGCGGCCGGTGTTCTTCGCGTTGCTGGTGATCACCGTGTCCTTCCTGCCGATCTTTTCCCTGTCGGGCACCGAGGGCCGGCTGTTCCGGCCGCTGGCGTTCACCAAGACCTACTCGATGGCCTTCGCCGCGCTGCTCGCGATCACGCTCACGCCGGCGCTGGCCGCCTGGCTGATTCGCGGGAGGATCCGACCCGAACGGGAGCAGCCGCTGGCGCGCGCGCTGATCGCGCTCTACACGCCGGTGCTGCGCCTGGCGATTCGCCGGCGCGGCTGGGTGATCGGGGGCGCGGCGCTGCTGGTGCTCTCGACCGTGCCGGCGTTCCTCTCGCTCGGCACCGAGTTCATGCCACCCTTGAACGAGGGCACCATTCTCTACATGCCGACCGCGCCTCCCGGCATGTCCGAGACCGAATCGGCCGCGATTCTCCAGAACATGGACCGCCGCCTGATGGAAGTGCCCGAGGTGGCGCACGCGTTCGGCAAGATCGGGCGCGCGCGCACCGCCACCGATCCCGCGCCGCCGGGCATGGTGGAGACCATGATTCAGCTCGAGCCCGAACGCGAATGGCGGAAGGGCATGACCTGGGAACGACTGGTCTCGGAGCTGGATCGACGCCTGCGCTACCCGGGCATGCCGAACCTGTGGTGGATGCCGATCCAGACCCGCAACGAGATGCTCTCGACCGGCGTGCGGAGCGCGGTCGCGGTCAAGGTGTTCGGGCCCGACGTGGCCGGGATCGAGAGCCTCGGCGTCGCGGTGGAAGCGGCGCTCGGAAGCGTGCGCGGCACGCGCAGCGCCTACGCCGAGCGGCTCTCGGGCGGCTACTTCCTCGACTTCGACGTGCGTCGCGATCAGGCCGCGCGCTACGGACTCACCGCCGGCGACATCCAGGACGTGATCGAGTCCGCGATCGGCGGCATGACCGTCGGGCAGACGATCGCGGGGCGCGAGCGAATCGCGATCACCGTGCGCTACCCGCGCGAGCTGCGTGACAGTCCGGAGGCGATCTCGCGAGTACTGGTGGGGACGCCGAGCGGGGCGCAGGTGCCACTCGCCGAGCTGGCCACGATCTCGTTCCGCAAAGGCGCGCCGATGCTGCAGAGCGAGGACGGCCAGTTGTTCGGCCTGGTGTCGGTGGACGTCGCGGACCGACCGATCGCCGACTACGTGCGCGCCGCGCAGCGCGCGGTCGCGGCGCAGGTCACACTGCCGCCCGGCTATCGGCTGGCGTGGGCCGGACAGTTCGAGCATCTCGAGAGCGCCCGGCGCCGGCTGCTGTGGGTGGTGCCGATCACGCTGCTGCTGGTGGCGCTGCTGCTGTGGCTCAATCTGCGCAGCGTCCCCGAGACCGCGATCATCCTGCTGGCGGTGCCGTTCTCGCTGGTGGGCGCGGTCTGGCTGCTGTTCCTGCTCCACTACAACCTGAGCGTCGCGGTGTGGGTGGGGATGATCGCGCTCGCCGGGCTCGACGCCGAGACCGGCCAGCTCATGATGCTCTACCTCACGCTGGCGTGGCGCGAGCGCGTCTCGCGCGGCGCGCTGCGAGATCGGCGCGATCTCGAAGCGGCGATCGTCGAAGGCGCGGCGCATCGCATCCGGCCCAAGAACATGACGGTGCTCGCGATCCTCTTCGGCCTCCTGCCGATCCTGTGGAGTCACGGCACCGGCGCCGACGTGATGAAGCGGATCGCCGCGCCGATGGTAGGCGGCGTGATCAGCTCGTTCGTGCTCGAGCTGCTGGTGTATCCGGCTGTGTTCGCGTGGTGGAAGGGTCGTATGCTGCCGGCCACTGGCGGCGACGGCGCCCAATCGGGAGGAATGGCGGAATGA
- a CDS encoding efflux RND transporter periplasmic adaptor subunit: protein MRARVPGIALAGLAVLAVAALLLVRPFGAPRLPADLAYQRIGELSVGLATAPDPPRAGENQMLVAVRDRDGQPLRGADLQARVVMEAMGAMPRMESRGEFREIAPGFYRARFGLAMAGDWTVELRVTPKSGPPLHADYRLSTLRAGATFTGEAATGGAPPAESLGVAQAVTLDAARRQSLGIRTEGVARRPLTATVRAAGRVSWDETRLHDVTLKFSGYVRTLSGDFTGRTVNAGEPLLTVYSPELLSAQQEYLEALRAAPTDPSARELADAARRRLLLWDVPPAQIEGIAREGRARDEIPVLAPATGVITEKRVVAGSPFAAGDVLFRIAPIDPVWVMAAIYQVDLPLVTVGTPVTLSNPYLDGGSRKGRVAFVDPTLTADTRTAAVRIEVPNPAGDLKPGMFVDAVIEKPLGERLAVPESAVLPTGERRLVFVDLGDGRLAPRDVRLGVHAGEWYEVLGGLEAGERVVTSGNFLISSEARLRSAGEKW from the coding sequence ATGAGGGCGCGCGTGCCCGGGATCGCGCTGGCGGGGTTGGCGGTCCTCGCGGTTGCGGCGCTGCTGCTCGTGCGACCGTTCGGCGCTCCGAGGCTCCCGGCCGACCTGGCGTACCAGAGGATCGGCGAGCTCTCGGTCGGGCTCGCGACCGCGCCCGATCCGCCGCGCGCGGGCGAGAACCAGATGCTGGTGGCAGTGCGCGATCGCGACGGCCAGCCGCTGCGCGGCGCCGATCTCCAGGCGCGGGTGGTGATGGAAGCGATGGGCGCGATGCCGCGCATGGAGAGCCGCGGCGAGTTTCGCGAGATCGCCCCCGGCTTCTATCGCGCGCGCTTCGGGCTCGCGATGGCCGGCGATTGGACCGTCGAGCTGCGCGTGACGCCGAAATCCGGCCCGCCGCTTCACGCCGACTACCGTCTGAGCACGCTTCGCGCCGGGGCCACCTTCACCGGCGAAGCGGCCACCGGCGGCGCCCCGCCCGCTGAATCGCTGGGCGTGGCGCAGGCGGTGACGCTCGACGCCGCGCGCCGGCAGTCGCTCGGCATCCGCACCGAGGGGGTGGCGCGCCGCCCGCTGACCGCCACGGTTCGCGCCGCGGGCCGCGTCTCGTGGGACGAGACCCGACTCCACGACGTGACGCTCAAGTTTTCGGGCTACGTGCGCACGCTGTCCGGCGACTTCACCGGACGCACCGTCAACGCCGGCGAGCCCCTGCTGACGGTCTATTCGCCGGAACTGCTCTCGGCGCAACAGGAGTATCTCGAAGCGCTGCGCGCCGCGCCGACCGATCCGTCGGCACGCGAGCTGGCCGACGCAGCGCGGCGCCGGCTGCTGCTGTGGGACGTGCCGCCGGCGCAGATCGAAGGCATCGCGCGCGAGGGCAGGGCGCGCGACGAGATTCCGGTGCTGGCGCCGGCGACCGGAGTGATCACCGAGAAGCGGGTGGTGGCGGGCAGTCCGTTCGCGGCCGGCGACGTGCTGTTCCGGATCGCGCCGATCGACCCGGTCTGGGTGATGGCGGCGATCTATCAGGTCGACCTGCCGCTGGTGACGGTCGGAACGCCGGTCACCCTCTCGAATCCCTATCTCGACGGTGGCTCTCGCAAGGGTCGCGTGGCGTTCGTGGATCCCACCCTGACCGCCGACACGCGCACTGCCGCGGTGCGCATCGAGGTGCCGAACCCGGCCGGCGATCTCAAGCCCGGCATGTTCGTGGACGCGGTGATCGAGAAGCCGCTCGGCGAGCGGCTCGCGGTGCCCGAGAGCGCGGTGCTGCCGACCGGCGAGCGACGCCTGGTGTTCGTGGATCTCGGCGACGGGCGGCTGGCACCGCGCGACGTACGGCTCGGGGTCCACGCCGGCGAATGGTACGAAGTGCTCGGCGGACTCGAGGCCGGCGAGCGCGTCGTCACCTCGGGCAACTTTCTGATCTCGTCCGAAGCGCGGCTGCGCTCGGCGGGCGAGAAGTGGTGA
- a CDS encoding TolC family protein: protein MILTLVVAAFLAAAPAASAELAPPDTLSLAWLERQVEARNPGLAASRAAAGQAAARARTSGALEDPGVRMMAAPQSFGSGPPDAGYRVEVTQWFTPFGQRGLERRAAAADAGAASQDAAGARLDLLRATREAFFDYYLVSRSLENNAEQSALMDQFRRVALSRYSAGTGEQQDPLTAELEIAELEHHERQLESERRVITGRINALLHRDPAASLPPAPRVLEIPAAADTARDSIATRGGWPGVAAADARVAAAESRLALAGRQRLPRLELGWSYDRAMAEPQWRSMGIVALNLPLWFGRLADAEDEARFGVSRAEAERAAAADEAARHVQQSTAELEEAGHEVEVIEREMVPTSARALAAARASFESGRGSFLALLDIARRAAGTRLELEAARVRRARAWAAAQQAVVADRSEAEVRP from the coding sequence ATGATTCTGACTCTCGTGGTCGCGGCGTTCCTCGCCGCCGCGCCCGCTGCTTCCGCGGAGCTGGCTCCGCCCGACACGCTGTCGCTCGCCTGGCTCGAGCGCCAGGTCGAGGCTCGCAATCCCGGCCTCGCCGCGAGTCGAGCCGCCGCCGGGCAGGCCGCGGCCCGCGCGCGCACGAGCGGGGCCCTCGAGGATCCCGGCGTTCGCATGATGGCGGCGCCGCAGAGCTTCGGCTCGGGTCCGCCCGATGCCGGCTACCGCGTCGAGGTCACGCAGTGGTTCACGCCGTTCGGCCAGCGCGGGCTCGAGCGCCGCGCCGCCGCGGCCGACGCCGGCGCCGCGTCGCAGGACGCCGCGGGCGCGCGCCTCGATCTGCTGCGCGCGACGCGCGAGGCGTTCTTCGACTACTACCTGGTGTCGCGCTCACTCGAGAACAACGCCGAGCAGTCGGCGCTGATGGATCAGTTTCGGCGCGTGGCGCTGTCGCGTTACTCGGCCGGCACCGGAGAGCAGCAGGATCCCCTGACCGCCGAGCTCGAGATCGCCGAGCTGGAGCATCACGAGCGGCAATTGGAGAGCGAGCGCCGAGTCATCACCGGGCGCATCAACGCGCTTCTGCATCGCGACCCCGCGGCCAGCCTGCCGCCCGCGCCGCGCGTGCTCGAGATCCCGGCCGCCGCCGACACCGCGCGCGACTCGATCGCCACGCGCGGTGGCTGGCCCGGAGTCGCCGCAGCCGATGCGCGTGTCGCCGCGGCCGAATCGCGGCTGGCGCTGGCGGGCCGGCAGCGGCTGCCGCGCCTCGAGCTGGGATGGAGCTACGACCGCGCCATGGCCGAGCCGCAATGGCGATCGATGGGCATCGTCGCGCTCAACCTGCCGCTGTGGTTCGGCCGGCTGGCCGACGCCGAGGACGAGGCGCGTTTCGGGGTCTCGCGCGCCGAGGCGGAGCGCGCGGCGGCGGCCGACGAGGCGGCGCGGCACGTCCAGCAATCGACCGCGGAGCTCGAGGAGGCGGGCCACGAGGTCGAAGTGATCGAGCGCGAGATGGTTCCGACCAGCGCTCGCGCGCTGGCCGCGGCGCGCGCATCGTTCGAGAGCGGGCGCGGCAGCTTTCTCGCGCTGCTCGACATCGCGCGGCGGGCCGCCGGCACGCGGCTCGAGCTGGAAGCCGCGCGGGTGCGGCGGGCGCGTGCCTGGGCGGCGGCGCAGCAGGCCGTGGTCGCGGATCGCTCGGAAGCCGAGGTCCGGCCATGA
- a CDS encoding VOC family protein: MVHFEIGCRDRARIETFYRRLFDWNINPMGVVDSSPSGIGGHINALGHEPHNYTTFYIEVNDVAAYLEKAGGLGGRTLVGPIEIPNGTFAWMADPEGNVVGLWKSKR; the protein is encoded by the coding sequence GTGGTTCACTTCGAAATCGGCTGCCGCGATCGGGCGCGCATCGAGACCTTCTATCGACGGCTGTTCGACTGGAACATCAATCCGATGGGCGTCGTGGATTCGAGCCCCAGCGGCATCGGCGGCCATATCAACGCGCTCGGCCACGAGCCGCACAACTACACCACGTTCTACATCGAGGTGAACGACGTCGCCGCCTATCTCGAGAAGGCCGGCGGGCTCGGCGGGCGCACGCTGGTCGGGCCGATCGAGATTCCCAACGGCACGTTCGCGTGGATGGCGGACCCCGAGGGCAACGTCGTGGGGCTGTGGAAATCGAAGCGCTGA
- a CDS encoding choice-of-anchor B family protein, with product MRLPHLTAALAPLAALLLAGSPPATAASTAAGPLAITRNFTLLSHFDEFPAPPGETGYSACWSYVHGDGREYAILGLQIGTAIYNVTDPVHAYRVAYIPGPVSTWREAKSYRNWVYITTEGSGIGQGLQIVRMSDPEHPVLAATYTTNFIRSHTVAIDTTRAILICNGTTNAQGQGTGMRVLSIANPEAPVELSWWPGGTVPIAAADYVHDCVPVGNLLYAASIYGGYARVFDFSNPAAPAMLESWTYPGAFSHNIWPDRDGQTIYVTDEVNGEPLKIFDVSDPAHPQLVNGITSNPQAIVHNAHVLGDELYLANYTEGVRALDISDPRHPAEFASADSYFGPSGGFYGVWEACPYFPSGIVIASDRETGLYIYRPDRDYGLIRARVAYADGSPVARAQVMLTTQGDSLETPSDGIVQFAPSPGAHTVRARVFGCYDASATRLVSTGSRDTVLLTMIPRARSPFSGLVRDARTGAALEDAEVRLEYTPLATIRTDPGGRFDFGKVPVDAYRLSVHAPGYVPLSLAMPAGGLYPGQTLSLQPAEFHDDFETDRGWTVGGPGSGDDATTGRWVRVTPLGTGIVPLLAAGDAVPPCCQNLPACTGQCPPALARKAALAELGGAAALSAIVAAGADGDVAPGADRSPGAGTQCYVTGQGSDPSNFTEADIDNGHTSLTSPRLDLSRMAKPAIGYWRWWYATGRGDDWFAVALSNDDGATWVPVDTVYAGFENAWKEVSISVRDFVAPTDRVRVRFSAADTPPDDIVEAAVDDVTAYDAAGADLPVAPAAPPASGVRAWPNPARAGEALRVAFAATLRPPSRVALYDLAGRRVDFTDVSWIASGAPSTLAWKPAVPGPGLYFLRLEAGASMLASTRLVVVQ from the coding sequence TTGCGCCTGCCTCATCTCACCGCCGCCCTCGCGCCGCTCGCCGCCCTGCTGCTGGCCGGCTCGCCGCCCGCCACGGCGGCCTCGACCGCGGCCGGCCCGCTCGCGATCACCCGCAATTTCACGCTGCTCTCGCACTTCGACGAATTCCCGGCGCCGCCCGGCGAGACCGGCTACTCGGCGTGCTGGTCGTACGTCCACGGCGACGGCCGCGAGTACGCGATCCTCGGGCTCCAGATCGGCACCGCGATCTACAACGTCACCGATCCGGTCCACGCGTACCGCGTCGCCTACATTCCCGGACCGGTCTCGACCTGGCGCGAGGCCAAGTCGTACCGGAACTGGGTCTACATCACCACCGAGGGCTCGGGAATCGGCCAGGGTCTGCAGATCGTGCGCATGAGCGATCCCGAGCATCCGGTGCTCGCCGCCACCTACACCACCAACTTCATCCGCTCGCACACCGTGGCGATCGACACCACGCGAGCGATCCTGATCTGTAACGGCACCACCAACGCGCAGGGCCAGGGCACCGGCATGCGCGTGCTGTCGATCGCGAACCCCGAAGCGCCGGTCGAGCTGTCGTGGTGGCCGGGAGGCACGGTGCCGATTGCTGCGGCCGACTACGTTCATGACTGCGTGCCGGTCGGGAACCTGCTCTACGCCGCCTCGATCTACGGCGGCTACGCGCGGGTCTTCGACTTCAGCAATCCGGCGGCGCCGGCGATGCTCGAGTCCTGGACCTATCCCGGGGCGTTCTCGCACAACATCTGGCCGGATCGGGACGGCCAGACGATCTACGTCACCGACGAAGTGAACGGCGAGCCGCTCAAGATCTTCGACGTGTCGGACCCCGCGCATCCCCAGCTCGTCAACGGCATCACCTCGAACCCGCAGGCGATCGTCCACAACGCCCACGTGCTCGGAGACGAGCTGTATCTCGCCAACTACACCGAGGGGGTGCGCGCGCTCGACATCAGCGATCCCCGGCATCCCGCCGAGTTCGCGAGCGCCGACTCGTATTTCGGCCCTTCGGGCGGCTTCTACGGCGTGTGGGAAGCGTGCCCCTACTTCCCCTCCGGCATCGTGATCGCGAGTGACCGCGAGACCGGGCTCTACATCTACCGGCCGGATCGCGACTACGGCCTGATCCGTGCGCGCGTCGCGTACGCCGACGGCTCGCCGGTCGCGCGCGCGCAGGTGATGCTCACCACCCAGGGCGATTCGCTCGAGACGCCGAGCGACGGCATCGTTCAGTTCGCGCCCTCGCCCGGCGCCCATACCGTTCGCGCCCGCGTGTTCGGCTGCTACGACGCGAGCGCCACGCGCCTGGTCTCGACCGGCAGTCGCGACACGGTGCTGCTGACGATGATTCCGCGCGCGCGGTCGCCGTTCTCGGGACTGGTGCGCGACGCGCGCACCGGCGCGGCGCTCGAGGACGCCGAGGTGCGGCTCGAGTACACGCCGCTGGCCACGATCCGCACCGATCCCGGCGGGCGCTTCGACTTCGGCAAAGTGCCGGTGGACGCCTATCGGCTCTCGGTGCATGCGCCGGGCTACGTGCCGCTGTCGCTCGCGATGCCGGCCGGCGGCCTCTATCCCGGACAGACGCTGTCGCTCCAGCCGGCCGAGTTCCACGACGACTTCGAGACCGATCGCGGCTGGACCGTCGGCGGTCCCGGCAGCGGCGACGACGCGACCACCGGCCGGTGGGTGCGCGTGACACCGCTCGGCACCGGCATCGTGCCGCTCCTCGCCGCCGGCGACGCGGTGCCGCCGTGCTGCCAGAACCTGCCCGCGTGCACCGGCCAGTGCCCGCCGGCGCTGGCGCGGAAGGCCGCGCTCGCCGAGCTGGGCGGAGCCGCCGCGTTGTCGGCGATCGTGGCCGCGGGCGCGGACGGTGACGTGGCGCCGGGCGCGGATCGCTCTCCCGGCGCGGGCACCCAGTGCTACGTGACCGGCCAGGGCAGCGATCCTTCCAACTTCACCGAGGCCGACATCGACAACGGGCACACGTCGCTCACCTCGCCGCGGCTCGATCTCTCGCGGATGGCGAAGCCGGCCATCGGCTACTGGCGCTGGTGGTACGCCACCGGGCGCGGCGACGACTGGTTTGCGGTGGCACTCAGCAACGACGACGGCGCGACCTGGGTGCCGGTCGACACGGTTTACGCGGGATTCGAGAACGCCTGGAAGGAAGTCTCGATCTCGGTGCGCGATTTCGTCGCGCCCACCGACCGCGTGCGCGTCCGCTTCAGCGCCGCCGACACGCCGCCCGACGACATCGTCGAGGCGGCGGTCGATGACGTCACCGCCTACGACGCGGCCGGCGCCGATCTGCCGGTGGCGCCGGCCGCGCCGCCCGCTTCGGGCGTCCGCGCCTGGCCGAACCCCGCGCGTGCCGGCGAGGCGCTGCGCGTGGCGTTCGCGGCGACTCTCAGGCCGCCCTCACGCGTCGCGCTCTACGATCTCGCGGGGAGGCGCGTGGACTTCACGGACGTGAGCTGGATCGCGTCCGGCGCGCCCTCGACGCTGGCGTGGAAGCCGGCAGTGCCGGGGCCGGGGCTCTATTTCCTGCGGCTCGAGGCCGGCGCATCCATGCTTGCCTCCACCCGGCTGGTCGTGGTGCAGTAG